The Georgenia faecalis genome includes a window with the following:
- a CDS encoding carbohydrate ABC transporter permease, which produces MSAAAVEPAVADIAADQARVTKAPRPSTSSRARAMLTSRVGSAVAIVIALLWTVPIIGMFLSSLRPESEIRTSGWWTFFLNPAVTLENYQEVLFGRASSGALANFFVNSVVITVPATLIPLVVATMAAYAFSVLQWRGRDTVFILVFALQIVPLQMALIPLLRIFSGSAVGEAFPYLGVWVAHACFAMPLATFLLHNFMSEIPRELIEAARVDGAGHVTVFLRVMLPLLVPAIASFAIFQFLWVWNDLLVGLTFTGGNNAVQPLTARLAEMAGSRGQDWHLLTAGAFVSIIVPIIVFLSLQKYFVRGLLAGSVKG; this is translated from the coding sequence ATGAGTGCTGCTGCCGTCGAGCCCGCCGTGGCCGACATCGCCGCCGACCAGGCCCGCGTGACCAAGGCCCCGCGTCCGTCCACGTCCTCGCGGGCGCGGGCGATGCTCACCTCCCGGGTGGGGTCCGCCGTCGCCATCGTCATCGCGCTGCTGTGGACGGTGCCGATCATCGGGATGTTCCTCAGCTCCCTGCGCCCGGAGTCGGAGATCCGCACCTCCGGGTGGTGGACCTTCTTCCTCAACCCGGCGGTCACGCTGGAGAACTACCAGGAGGTGCTCTTCGGGCGGGCCTCCTCCGGCGCGCTGGCGAACTTCTTCGTCAACTCCGTGGTCATCACCGTGCCGGCGACGCTCATCCCGCTCGTCGTCGCCACGATGGCCGCCTACGCCTTCTCCGTGCTGCAGTGGCGGGGGCGCGACACCGTGTTCATCCTCGTGTTCGCCCTGCAGATCGTCCCGCTGCAGATGGCCCTGATCCCGCTCCTGCGGATCTTCTCCGGCTCCGCGGTGGGCGAGGCATTCCCCTACCTCGGTGTGTGGGTGGCGCACGCGTGCTTCGCCATGCCGCTCGCGACGTTCCTCCTGCACAACTTCATGTCGGAGATCCCGCGGGAGCTCATCGAGGCGGCCCGCGTCGACGGCGCCGGGCACGTGACGGTGTTCCTGCGGGTCATGCTCCCGCTGCTCGTCCCGGCGATCGCGAGCTTCGCGATCTTCCAGTTCCTGTGGGTGTGGAACGACCTCCTCGTCGGCCTGACGTTCACCGGCGGGAACAACGCCGTGCAGCCGCTCACGGCCCGCCTGGCGGAGATGGCCGGCTCGCGTGGCCAGGACTGGCACCTGCTCACCGCCGGTGCCTTCGTCTCGATCATCGTGCCGATCATCGTGTTCCTGTCCCTGCAGAAGTACTTCGTCCGCGGCCTGCTCGCGGGCTCCGTCAAGGGTTAG